DNA from Xiphophorus maculatus strain JP 163 A chromosome 6, X_maculatus-5.0-male, whole genome shotgun sequence:
TCCTTGTGAACTGCGCATGTCAAATGATAAAACCCCGCTTCCGGgtatgttttcaaaataaaactacgAGATTACGTAATCTTTTCCAAGCATCAGAAAACAGTATCAGCGAAAACAAGCGAAACATACACGAAAGGAGTATGGAGGAATGaggtatatatattttacaataaaatgtggtcataaagcttttctttttgtctaaaatgtgaacatttcctTTAAGATAGAAACTTCAGTACTCAGATTAATGTTTTACTCTCACCATCCGCCAGAGCGCGCTGATTTCCATGAGATTTCTTTACGTAGcgttgtaatttttatttttctctcaagaACCTAAGACAACAGACTCTCCctgttgtctatttttttttttaatcatagaGAAGGAAGAGATTTGGAGTTACACAAATAAGTCTCACAGACGAAAAAGAAAGGTTTGTGTTacattacaattaaaataaaaaataatttgattttccAAATCTTTTTGTCTCCcttattctttttttacctACATGAATGACAGCGGGCTCCTTTTCAGTTTTTCGTTATCCaccttcaaaaagaaaatagtgtTGCTAAAACATCGGTCAAATCTGTACTTTGTTTACTGTTACAGTCTTACTGtattttgttggaattttatTGACCAATACAAAGTGATACAAAAATGTGAAGTGTATATGGCTTGTTTAAGGTTACtaaaagttttcaaagtttcaaaGATCTGTTCATCTACTATGAAAAACTGCCACATCAAGATTTGTCCTGAACTTCTACTgtctcaattttttaaatttattttttattttctttctgtatctTTACATGTTCTGTATTTCTAATTTGTGGTGGTCCATAAAATGTCATGGAAAATGTACAAAttgatttattacattttattttacttatttattctgtcatataaaatcaTATCAGTTCCATGTGATTTTTGATACATTGGATGTAATCAACTAAATAGGTTAGACACTTTTAATatgcaaagatttaaaaagtcaagGTTATTTTATGCCCACATTTGCATGTTAGAGACCATCTTTAAGAAAACAGCATGAATTCTGTTTACATGAACATTTAgtgcttttctttagcattgtaaaaacatttttgtccatGCAATGAGATATGTAGTCAAATGGATGTTATGTCCACCCACTTCTTACTATAAAGTTTTGATCATTCTATCTGCCTTTTAAGTTCAATCACAGTGAAAgatctgattttacatttttcagtagTTTTTCCTAGTGTTGATGTATTTATTCAAACCACGTTAGTGGTTTGTTTTGGACTTACAGAATACTACATGCTTGTAAGATTTGCTGTATATTGAGTCATTTTTATCAGACTAACACTTGAGATCTTAACCACAATTTTTATGAGTTGATTCAACTAAGTATAACATGTATGAATATTTGGTAAGTATTTCTGAATCCAAATTAATCTTTAATAAATTAgtatttactttattatttaacaaCAGAGCCAATTTGTGACTTTTAGTGCAAATACATTATTTTCACAACTGCATTCTTAGGggaatttaatttttaaaaacaactgatttgatttaaaaaaaaaaaaaaaaaaaaattgtatccCAGTATCTCTGATCCAGTGTAAATGTCATTAAATTCCCTGTATGAATTGTGATGGCTTGAATACATGTCACCTgctaaaaaaagctttttcacatggaaatgttttttttagccattCAGCTTTTGTTCTTCAATTTGCACACTTTAACATTTTAGGAACTTTAAATCTGGATGCATAGACTATCAGACAGGGCTGCGCAAAATTAGAAATTCAATAACAATACTAAGTAATGTGATGACAAGAAAAGACGTAATAATTTGtgacaattttcttttcttctgcatCCATGCTTCCATTTCTCTGTGACATTTATCCTTTTAAGTGACGTCATTTGTGTCTGTTGCAAGAATCTGCAGCCAAAGAGCTTGTTCAACTATCTGAACATTACATTAATATATATAATGCAAATATTTGACACTTGTAATACATTAGCCAACAGTTATAGCACCCTAAAACAATCTTTGCCAAATAAACGGAGCCTAAATTTATAGTTCCATTAATTGCTCCTGCAAAACTGTGCAGAtctacagttttaaaaagaaaaacagaaatgtaattttctccTCCTGTACATTCTCCAGTGGTTTCAATTTGTAGTGCGATAGTCCAGTAACTGCTGACACAGTTTCAATACGAAGAAAAATCAAACCATTTAATTTCCACATTGTAACTGTTGACATTCTCTTTACATTCTTAGCAAAAGCAAATGCATACAAAACTAAAGTAATTTTATGTTCAATAACAAAGTGCCAGATTTCAtatattttgataaattaaatacacaaaaattcATAACATACATATAAACAGAAGTTTCATcttgaaaacattaatattttaacaacttcTCATGTGACTCCATGAATAAGTTAAATTAATTCATTGACTTTACCagtttattctttctttctacaGTGACCAAGTGATATTGGCAGTTTAGTGCTCTTCTCTTATACGGTAGTTACCCATTCACCCCTTACACACCTGCAAAGACTTTTATAGACAAATAACTGATTTCCACTAGAGTATCTCTTCAACCTCTTAGACTCATTTTCTATGTAATGGTATTCAGGAGTGGCTGATTGGGAGCTGTGTCAGTGAATTTGACATGAGCGGCTGAAGCAAAAGTTGGTCCGGAGTTTGAACTGgaaaagtgaggaaaaaaagaaaaaaaataagtcaaagaaAGCAGATTTAACTGGTGTCAACTTAAGATTTAGTAAGCAAAAGTGTCATTTAACTGTGATTGGCTTTTAATTTGCCAGATGTGGGTGTCAAGAAACAATACTGTTTatttcaaatcaataaatattagcCAAatccaggaagaggaagatcaTCTTATGACATCTGGTTAAAACAGATAGATCTGTTGGCTGTTTTTAGCAGTAGGAGTTTAGAACAGTGTTGAGGGTTTGCATAGCTTCATTACCTTCCATATAAGTCAGAGTAGTAAGAAGTGGTGTGTCAGGAGAAAGATAGGTTGTATATTGTAGATCCTCCATCGAAGGTGGAGTAAGCTGAGTAGGACCAAGTGATGTCATCATGGCTGAAGAGGGCTGAATTGGGCCAATGTGTTTCTTTTGACGAGCTCGGCAATTCTGAAACCAAACCTGAAGACGgggaaataaagtttattacaGGGCAAGACatgtagttgtttttgtttggtgttATGATACTTTTCTTACAGACATGCATGTTTGTATCctgtaactttattttgttgtaattcaGTAAAACAgggaaatttacatttttaatgcacaaaACATGTAAGGCTACAGAGCCTAAGAATTAAACACATATAATACCtacttcatttcaaaggtcaACATATTTTGAACactatatttttgcaaatatatcAAACATCACAAAGGCCAAAATGGTCATTTTGAATATGTTGAATAAAATTACCTGAATTACTCTGCGGCTAAGACCTGTCCTCTCTGCCAGCTTCTGCAGAGTCTGAGCGTCTGGGTTATTATCTTTAGCAAACTGGGTTTGCATCACCTACAgatagagagacagagaaagttTTAGTAAACACTTATCAGACTTTATTGAATATATACAGTTAATCTGTTTCCAAAATGATCTGCAGATACATTAAAGGACAGGCTAGACAGATCTCTGGGGCTTGTGATTTATAATACCAAGAGTGACTTCTGTTTGCATTCAGTATCACCAAGAAAGAAATGCTCTGATAAAatctgatgcaataattcaaaTCTCCACATTTTGTGTGGAATTGTTGCCGCTCCcagtaaaaatatttgggataattaaaaaaagaaaaaaaaaattcaaaatgtcttaattgaagtaacatttttaatggatgCATCGCAACAATTCTTAGTTTTTCTCTATTCATGAGAAAATGGTTTAGGGAACCACAACTTCCAGGTCAAAGTACCTGTAACTGGTCAGCAGTGAAGCTGGTCCTGGCCCTCTTTGCTGGTCGGGGAATTGCACTTTGATCATCTTGGTTGGCCAGGTCATCGTCCAATTTTGGTTGCTCTTTAGAGGAAGACACAGCAAAATAGATCAATTGAagggaatatatatatatatatatatatatatatatatatatggtattTAAGAGAATAAACTGTTTCTCTTAACTTACTTCTCAAGCATAATCCCATTTGTATGCTCACCATTCTCCTTAGCACGTTTGAGATTCTCCATCATTATGTCATAGTGACTTCGACAGAAGACCCTGTTCTCCACCAGTCCACATTCCTCTCCAGTAGAGAGCTGCCGCTTACATGAGGAGCAGGAGAAACACGCCAAGTGGAAGGTGCTTCCTCTTGCACGACGCACCCAGTCAGTAGAATGGATGTTCCGGCCACAACGTGCACAACGAGTGCCATACCTcctaaatgaaagaaaataaaaagcgaGGCAAATGATTGAAATATTTAGCCATGTTAAAATGTACACATAAGCTATATTTCACTTTTAGGCTTTCCTTCTAGACTGTTAATCAAGGAAACACAGGgacttattaatattttagcagctaggttaaaaacaacaaaaatttcaGCACTGTTTGCTATGATTACtgcaaacttgttttttattggacaaaaacattaaaaatacaaacattaggCCTTGATATTTTAGTCACTTTAGTTTTCAACATGCAATTTAAAATTTATAGGAACACAATTCCTGCCTGCTGATTATTTAAATGCACCAAACACATATTTGTGACCAGTTTAAACATCTCTTTGTTTTGCTACTCAAACAATATTGTTCAAtgaaattctgaaaacaaagactGCTAGGACCAACACACCTGAAGTAGTCAAGTTTGCAGAAAACCTGCTTGTCTTTCACATAACAGCTCACGTGTCGCCCCAGTGACGTTTTACATACACTGCATGCGAGACATGTCATGTGCCAGCACAAGTCGTTCACCTGAACGACGGGAGAGGAGGGAATGAATGACATTTGAAATCAACAGAAGCCACACACTATGTGTgtaacaggaaagaaaatacatttggtTGGAGACACAAAGGTTGGATTTGTTTGGGGAAGAAGGGTGTtctttagcaaaaataattcacTACTGATTTTTTCTAGGATACCAGAGATGTCAGTATCAGCAATGATGACAGTGAAGGAATGATTCGGACCTTGAGAAGGTATCTGTCCACAATTTCTTGCCCACAGGAGGCGCAAGCGACCTTCACCTGGTGCGATGTAGATGGAGGGACAGATGGCAAGGAGGAAGAcgagagagaggaaggagagtAGGAGTCTTCTTCAAAAATATCATCAGCCCCAGAAGAACCCTGTTGGTGACAAGTAATCACAGATTGTGAACTTTGACTACACAATTATGATACAGAGTACTAACTTCTTTATGGGGTTGTAGCCActgaaaaaactgaagaaagtagtttattttatttgatgagTGTTCTGGTAATTTACATTTCTTGCACTCCTGAAGAAGCacagtttaagaaaaatgtctcTGATGAAATCAAGAACAATTTTATCTCCAGAATTGGAACCATAACAAACATTAGGAGGCAGAAACTAAAGCAATCTACACAAACCCCACACTgacaaaggaaaacacaaaaaaaggaattgTGTGAAAATATGTATCTATCTGACTTTATaggctttaaaaatatattaagacAATTCAGAATtgagaaattttcaaaaatatgccATCATTCTCTTTAGCAAAGTGGGCACATATTGTATGCTTCAACCTGACTAGCTGAACGATTCAGAGGTGAAGTCATCATATAAGTGAATAGTTAGAACCCAAATCAATTTAATTActgaacaaaatctttttttaatgtctatATTCAAGCAATTTTATTGagtcagtttatttaaaaaattggttGTAACTAACTTACCTCCTGCAGCTGTTAGATTTTCATAGCTTCcacccaaaaatattttatttctatccaaataaaatgaaaacattacatGATTTTCATTAGCCTAAACAAATAATCCAAAGATGGAAAGTTTAAAACAGCAATTCTTTTGATAACTTGGATAATCAAGACTTTTCAACAAGCCCTgtttctgctgttatttttaaaatgaaataaaaagcaatgaAGATGTCTCCAAAAATTTACTAAATGTAAACGTGTGTATGGCATTTTTAACTCTTTTCCCCCCCCAGGACTGTATTTTACCCATTTTAACTGATTGATTAATTTCTACTTATGTTGTCTtacttttgactttttgcacaattttaaatACTAACCCAATATGTCAATTGcaactacaatttttttttctgtagcatTTTAAACACCATACTCCCAAAATACTCTGCTTAAAAAGCTTGATGAAGTGTATATGAGAGCgagttttactgaaatgtaTATAAAGTAGCCTTATCGCTTCATTTACATacgttttcatttttaaaacaagcttaatAGTTTTATAGTACAAGTTCTTGGagtacaattaaattaaaagagaaGTCAGAAAAAGTTAAGAAGCAATGCTGTTTATCAAGTATATTGTTAGCCTAATTATCTATAAaagtaaagcaaaacaaaaaaaaaaaactaacttaaatatCTGTAACTCCGTGTGATTTTTCCGGAGCACTGGCATGCGAGCCACACAGTCCGTCTTTAATTCCCCTCTCGGTCTCTCTCACCAAATATATAGGGAGAATTGTTGTGCTGTTAATTTGATATTGAAAACACCTACTGTGTCGTAAAAGGCG
Protein-coding regions in this window:
- the LOC102229314 gene encoding LIM/homeobox protein Lhx8-like — its product is MSEGDTFTEEDIFSQLHQENAFYDTGSSGADDIFEEDSYSPSSLSSSSLPSVPPSTSHQVKVACASCGQEIVDRYLLKVNDLCWHMTCLACSVCKTSLGRHVSCYVKDKQVFCKLDYFRRYGTRCARCGRNIHSTDWVRRARGSTFHLACFSCSSCKRQLSTGEECGLVENRVFCRSHYDIMMENLKRAKENEQPKLDDDLANQDDQSAIPRPAKRARTSFTADQLQVMQTQFAKDNNPDAQTLQKLAERTGLSRRVIQVWFQNCRARQKKHIGPIQPSSAMMTSLGPTQLTPPSMEDLQYTTYLSPDTPLLTTLTYMEVQTPDQLLLQPLMSNSLTQLPISHS